A section of the Saccopteryx leptura isolate mSacLep1 chromosome 6, mSacLep1_pri_phased_curated, whole genome shotgun sequence genome encodes:
- the PAX9 gene encoding paired box protein Pax-9 isoform X2: MEPAFGEVNQLGGVFVNGRPLPNAIRLRIVELAQLGIRPCDISRQLRVSHGCVSKILARYNETGSILPGAIGGSKPRVTTPTVVKHIRTYKQRDPGIFAWEIRDRLLADGVCDKYNVPSVSSISRILRNKIGNLAQQGHYDSYKQHQPAPQPALPYNHIYSYPSPITAAAAKVPTPPGVPAIPSSVAMPRTWPSSHSVTDILGIRSITDQVSDSSPYHSPKVEDWASLGRSSFPAAAPHAANGLEKGAVEQEAKYGQAPNGLPAVSSFVSASTMAPYPTPAQVSPYMTYSAAPSGYVSGHGWQHASGTPLSPHNCDIPASLAFKGMQAAREGSHSVTASAL; the protein is encoded by the exons ATGG AGCCAGCCTTTGGGGAGGTGAACCAGCTGGGAGGAGTATTCGTGAACGGGAGGCCGCTACCCAACGCCATCCGGCTTCGCATCGTGGAACTGGCCCAACTGGGCATCAGACCGTGTGACATCAGCCGCCAGCTACGGGTCTCTCACGGCTGCGTCAGCAAGATCCTGGCGCGCTACAACGAGACAGGCTCGATCTTGCCAGGAGCCATCGGGGGCAGCAAGCCTCGGGTCACCACCCCCACCGTGGTGAAGCACATCCGGACCTACAAGCAGAGGGACCCCGGCATCTTCGCCTGGGAGATCCGGGACCGCCTGCTGGCGGACGGCGTGTGTGATAAGTACAATGTGCCCTCGGTGAGCTCCATCAGCCGAATCCTGCGTAACAAGATCGGCAACTTGGCCCAGCAGGGTCATTACGACTCGTACAAGCAGCACCAACCCGCGCCGCAGCCGGCGCTGCCCTATAACCACATCTACTCCTACCCCAGCCCCATCACCGCGGCCGCCGCCAAGGTGCCCACGCCGCCGGGCGTGCCGGCCATCCCCAGCTCCGTGGCCATGCCGCGCACCTGGCCCTCCTCCCACTCCGTCACCGACATCCTGGGCATTCGCTCCATCACGGACCAAG TGAGCGACAGCTCCCCCTACCACAGCCCCAAGGTGGAGGACTGGGCCAGCCTGGGCCGCAGCAGCTTCCCGGCCGCCGCCCCGCACGCGGCCAACGGGCTGGAGAAGGGCGCCGTGGAGCAGGAGGCCAAGTACGGCCAG GCACCAAACGGTCTCCCAGCCGTGAGCAGTTTTGTGTCAGCATCCACCATGGCTCCTTATCCGACCCCAGCCCAAGTGTCGCCTTACATGACCTACAGTGCTGCTCCTTCTGGTTATGTTTCTGGACATGGATGGCAACACGCCAGTGGCACCCCTCTTTCTCCCCACAACTGTGACATTCCCGCATCGCTGGCATTTAAGGGAATGCAGGCCGCCAGAGAAGGTAGTCATTCTGTCACAGCTTCCGCACTCTGA
- the PAX9 gene encoding paired box protein Pax-9 isoform X1 translates to MEPAFGEVNQLGGVFVNGRPLPNAIRLRIVELAQLGIRPCDISRQLRVSHGCVSKILARYNETGSILPGAIGGSKPRVTTPTVVKHIRTYKQRDPGIFAWEIRDRLLADGVCDKYNVPSVSSISRILRNKIGNLAQQGHYDSYKQHQPAPQPALPYNHIYSYPSPITAAAAKVPTPPGVPAIPSSVAMPRTWPSSHSVTDILGIRSITDQAVSDSSPYHSPKVEDWASLGRSSFPAAAPHAANGLEKGAVEQEAKYGQAPNGLPAVSSFVSASTMAPYPTPAQVSPYMTYSAAPSGYVSGHGWQHASGTPLSPHNCDIPASLAFKGMQAAREGSHSVTASAL, encoded by the exons ATGG AGCCAGCCTTTGGGGAGGTGAACCAGCTGGGAGGAGTATTCGTGAACGGGAGGCCGCTACCCAACGCCATCCGGCTTCGCATCGTGGAACTGGCCCAACTGGGCATCAGACCGTGTGACATCAGCCGCCAGCTACGGGTCTCTCACGGCTGCGTCAGCAAGATCCTGGCGCGCTACAACGAGACAGGCTCGATCTTGCCAGGAGCCATCGGGGGCAGCAAGCCTCGGGTCACCACCCCCACCGTGGTGAAGCACATCCGGACCTACAAGCAGAGGGACCCCGGCATCTTCGCCTGGGAGATCCGGGACCGCCTGCTGGCGGACGGCGTGTGTGATAAGTACAATGTGCCCTCGGTGAGCTCCATCAGCCGAATCCTGCGTAACAAGATCGGCAACTTGGCCCAGCAGGGTCATTACGACTCGTACAAGCAGCACCAACCCGCGCCGCAGCCGGCGCTGCCCTATAACCACATCTACTCCTACCCCAGCCCCATCACCGCGGCCGCCGCCAAGGTGCCCACGCCGCCGGGCGTGCCGGCCATCCCCAGCTCCGTGGCCATGCCGCGCACCTGGCCCTCCTCCCACTCCGTCACCGACATCCTGGGCATTCGCTCCATCACGGACCAAG cAGTGAGCGACAGCTCCCCCTACCACAGCCCCAAGGTGGAGGACTGGGCCAGCCTGGGCCGCAGCAGCTTCCCGGCCGCCGCCCCGCACGCGGCCAACGGGCTGGAGAAGGGCGCCGTGGAGCAGGAGGCCAAGTACGGCCAG GCACCAAACGGTCTCCCAGCCGTGAGCAGTTTTGTGTCAGCATCCACCATGGCTCCTTATCCGACCCCAGCCCAAGTGTCGCCTTACATGACCTACAGTGCTGCTCCTTCTGGTTATGTTTCTGGACATGGATGGCAACACGCCAGTGGCACCCCTCTTTCTCCCCACAACTGTGACATTCCCGCATCGCTGGCATTTAAGGGAATGCAGGCCGCCAGAGAAGGTAGTCATTCTGTCACAGCTTCCGCACTCTGA
- the PAX9 gene encoding paired box protein Pax-9 isoform X4, translating into MEPAFGEVNQLGGVFVNGRPLPNAIRLRIVELAQLGIRPCDISRQLRVSHGCVSKILARYNETGSILPGAIGGSKPRVTTPTVVKHIRTYKQRDPGIFAWEIRDRLLADGVCDKYNVPSVSSISRILRNKIGNLAQQGHYDSYKQHQPAPQPALPYNHIYSYPSPITAAAAKVPTPPGVPAIPSSVAMPRTWPSSHSVTDILGIRSITDQAVSDSSPYHSPKVEDWASLGRSSFPAAAPHAANGLEKGAVEQEAKYGQAPNGLPAVSSFVSASTMAPYPTPAQVSPYMTYSAAPSGYVSGHGWQHASGTPLSPHNCDIPASLAFKGMQAAREGTG; encoded by the exons ATGG AGCCAGCCTTTGGGGAGGTGAACCAGCTGGGAGGAGTATTCGTGAACGGGAGGCCGCTACCCAACGCCATCCGGCTTCGCATCGTGGAACTGGCCCAACTGGGCATCAGACCGTGTGACATCAGCCGCCAGCTACGGGTCTCTCACGGCTGCGTCAGCAAGATCCTGGCGCGCTACAACGAGACAGGCTCGATCTTGCCAGGAGCCATCGGGGGCAGCAAGCCTCGGGTCACCACCCCCACCGTGGTGAAGCACATCCGGACCTACAAGCAGAGGGACCCCGGCATCTTCGCCTGGGAGATCCGGGACCGCCTGCTGGCGGACGGCGTGTGTGATAAGTACAATGTGCCCTCGGTGAGCTCCATCAGCCGAATCCTGCGTAACAAGATCGGCAACTTGGCCCAGCAGGGTCATTACGACTCGTACAAGCAGCACCAACCCGCGCCGCAGCCGGCGCTGCCCTATAACCACATCTACTCCTACCCCAGCCCCATCACCGCGGCCGCCGCCAAGGTGCCCACGCCGCCGGGCGTGCCGGCCATCCCCAGCTCCGTGGCCATGCCGCGCACCTGGCCCTCCTCCCACTCCGTCACCGACATCCTGGGCATTCGCTCCATCACGGACCAAG cAGTGAGCGACAGCTCCCCCTACCACAGCCCCAAGGTGGAGGACTGGGCCAGCCTGGGCCGCAGCAGCTTCCCGGCCGCCGCCCCGCACGCGGCCAACGGGCTGGAGAAGGGCGCCGTGGAGCAGGAGGCCAAGTACGGCCAG GCACCAAACGGTCTCCCAGCCGTGAGCAGTTTTGTGTCAGCATCCACCATGGCTCCTTATCCGACCCCAGCCCAAGTGTCGCCTTACATGACCTACAGTGCTGCTCCTTCTGGTTATGTTTCTGGACATGGATGGCAACACGCCAGTGGCACCCCTCTTTCTCCCCACAACTGTGACATTCCCGCATCGCTGGCATTTAAGGGAATGCAGGCCGCCAGAGAAG
- the PAX9 gene encoding paired box protein Pax-9 isoform X3, whose product MEPAFGEVNQLGGVFVNGRPLPNAIRLRIVELAQLGIRPCDISRQLRVSHGCVSKILARYNETGSILPGAIGGSKPRVTTPTVVKHIRTYKQRDPGIFAWEIRDRLLADGVCDKYNVPSVSSISRILRNKIGNLAQQGHYDSYKQHQPAPQPALPYNHIYSYPSPITAAAAKVPTPPGVPAIPSSVAMPRTWPSSHSVTDILGIRSITDQAVSDSSPYHSPKVEDWASLGRSSFPAAAPHAANGLEKGAVEQEAKYGQAPNGLPAVSSFVSASTMAPYPTPAQVSPYMTYSAAPSGYVSGHGWQHASGTPLSPHNCDIPASLAFKGMQAAREENLTRR is encoded by the exons ATGG AGCCAGCCTTTGGGGAGGTGAACCAGCTGGGAGGAGTATTCGTGAACGGGAGGCCGCTACCCAACGCCATCCGGCTTCGCATCGTGGAACTGGCCCAACTGGGCATCAGACCGTGTGACATCAGCCGCCAGCTACGGGTCTCTCACGGCTGCGTCAGCAAGATCCTGGCGCGCTACAACGAGACAGGCTCGATCTTGCCAGGAGCCATCGGGGGCAGCAAGCCTCGGGTCACCACCCCCACCGTGGTGAAGCACATCCGGACCTACAAGCAGAGGGACCCCGGCATCTTCGCCTGGGAGATCCGGGACCGCCTGCTGGCGGACGGCGTGTGTGATAAGTACAATGTGCCCTCGGTGAGCTCCATCAGCCGAATCCTGCGTAACAAGATCGGCAACTTGGCCCAGCAGGGTCATTACGACTCGTACAAGCAGCACCAACCCGCGCCGCAGCCGGCGCTGCCCTATAACCACATCTACTCCTACCCCAGCCCCATCACCGCGGCCGCCGCCAAGGTGCCCACGCCGCCGGGCGTGCCGGCCATCCCCAGCTCCGTGGCCATGCCGCGCACCTGGCCCTCCTCCCACTCCGTCACCGACATCCTGGGCATTCGCTCCATCACGGACCAAG cAGTGAGCGACAGCTCCCCCTACCACAGCCCCAAGGTGGAGGACTGGGCCAGCCTGGGCCGCAGCAGCTTCCCGGCCGCCGCCCCGCACGCGGCCAACGGGCTGGAGAAGGGCGCCGTGGAGCAGGAGGCCAAGTACGGCCAG GCACCAAACGGTCTCCCAGCCGTGAGCAGTTTTGTGTCAGCATCCACCATGGCTCCTTATCCGACCCCAGCCCAAGTGTCGCCTTACATGACCTACAGTGCTGCTCCTTCTGGTTATGTTTCTGGACATGGATGGCAACACGCCAGTGGCACCCCTCTTTCTCCCCACAACTGTGACATTCCCGCATCGCTGGCATTTAAGGGAATGCAGGCCGCCAGAGAAG AAAACCTGACACGACGTTAG